A window of Candidatus Edwardsbacteria bacterium contains these coding sequences:
- a CDS encoding copper-translocating P-type ATPase, whose product ITLILLGRMLEAKARGRTSEAIKRLIGLQARTARVIKDDGELEVPLEQLAIGDIIIVRPGEKIATDGIITEGYSSIDESMITGESIPADKNIGDKVIGGTINKTGSFRFRADKVGSETVLAQIIRLVEEAQGSKAPIQRLADRIASIFVPIVMAIAALTFLVWLIWGPSFNLALINAVAVLVIACPCALGLATPTAIMAGTGRGAELGILIRRGEVLEQAGNITSILFDKTGTLTSGRIAVANVAVMPEFTEDDLLALAASAESSSEHPIGRAIVDYARLKKISLLEVSDFKALPGSGLSCRVGGRMVEIGNRGMMEQKEYTKLEKLAGRLQQEGKTVVYAAIDSRPAGIIAVADTLRENAVRVVADLKGLGLKTAMITGDHQEAAMSIAGQLGIDQVMAQVLPGDKAEQVKKAQAGNVKVAMVGDGINDAPALAQADIGIAMGRGTDVAIESADIILMGDNLELIAKSLKLSRATLKIIKQNLFWAFFYNIIGIPVAAGVLYPFFGILLNPMFAALAMAFSSVSVVSNSLRLKRWRG is encoded by the coding sequence CATCACCCTGATCCTGCTGGGGCGGATGCTGGAGGCCAAAGCCCGGGGCCGGACCTCGGAGGCCATCAAGCGGTTGATAGGCCTGCAGGCCAGGACCGCCCGGGTGATCAAGGACGACGGCGAGTTAGAAGTGCCGTTGGAGCAACTGGCAATAGGGGATATCATTATTGTCCGGCCAGGCGAGAAGATAGCGACCGATGGCATCATCACCGAGGGATATTCCTCCATCGACGAATCGATGATCACCGGGGAGAGCATTCCGGCCGACAAAAACATCGGCGACAAGGTCATCGGCGGCACCATCAATAAGACAGGCAGTTTCCGCTTTCGGGCAGACAAAGTGGGAAGCGAGACGGTGCTGGCCCAGATCATCAGACTGGTGGAGGAGGCCCAGGGCAGCAAGGCACCCATCCAGAGGCTGGCCGACAGGATCGCCTCGATATTCGTTCCCATCGTGATGGCTATCGCCGCCCTCACTTTTTTGGTCTGGCTGATCTGGGGGCCGTCGTTCAACCTGGCCCTGATCAACGCGGTGGCGGTGCTGGTGATCGCCTGTCCCTGCGCACTGGGGCTGGCCACGCCCACCGCCATCATGGCCGGCACCGGGCGGGGAGCCGAGCTGGGGATACTGATAAGGCGGGGCGAGGTGCTGGAACAGGCGGGCAACATTACCAGCATTTTGTTCGACAAGACCGGGACATTGACCTCCGGAAGAATAGCCGTGGCCAATGTGGCGGTAATGCCGGAGTTCACCGAGGACGACCTGCTAGCCCTGGCTGCCTCGGCCGAGAGTTCCTCGGAACATCCCATCGGCCGGGCCATAGTGGATTACGCCCGGCTGAAAAAAATATCATTGTTGGAAGTTTCGGATTTCAAGGCCCTGCCAGGCTCAGGCCTCAGTTGCCGGGTAGGCGGCAGGATGGTGGAGATAGGCAACCGGGGGATGATGGAGCAGAAGGAGTATACCAAACTGGAAAAACTGGCCGGCCGTTTGCAGCAGGAGGGCAAGACCGTTGTCTATGCCGCCATAGATTCCCGGCCGGCCGGGATCATCGCGGTGGCCGACACCCTGCGGGAGAATGCCGTCCGGGTCGTCGCCGACCTTAAGGGCCTGGGCCTTAAAACCGCCATGATCACCGGGGATCACCAGGAAGCGGCCATGAGCATCGCCGGACAACTGGGGATAGACCAAGTGATGGCCCAGGTTCTGCCGGGCGACAAGGCGGAGCAGGTAAAAAAAGCCCAGGCCGGAAATGTTAAAGTGGCCATGGTGGGCGACGGCATCAACGACGCTCCGGCGCTGGCCCAGGCCGACATCGGGATAGCCATGGGCCGGGGCACCGACGTGGCCATCGAGTCGGCCGACATCATCCTGATGGGCGACAACCTGGAGCTGATCGCCAAATCATTAAAGCTCTCCCGGGCCACCCTGAAGATAATCAAGCAGAACCTTTTCTGGGCCTTCTTCTACAATATCATCGGGATCCCGGTGGCCGCCGGGGTGCTGTACCCTTTCTTCGGGATACTGCTGAACCCGATGTTTGCGGCGCTGGCCATGGCCTTTTCCTCGGTCAGCGTGGTGAGCAATAGTTTGAGGTTGAAGAGGTGGAGAGGATAA